A region from the Toxotes jaculatrix isolate fToxJac2 chromosome 2, fToxJac2.pri, whole genome shotgun sequence genome encodes:
- the si:dkey-151g10.3 gene encoding serine/threonine-protein kinase WNK3 isoform X5 — protein MATDPGEPTGTEDSSEKPDGQREEDTEREGRADQQRERTRSTPSDISSSQTQERRATGGEDGAIQGGGGGGRGGGGEASQEGVETTLKPVSFSTPSLPVDTGQKRLRREKRFFRKSVEICEEDDDVEVPPEAPHSAPHLELRSSDSVFTSNAQQQGVASSCAALGHDPSCPSSSQEPGKDAPSSTPTQRGKERDREQEEEAEMKAVATSPGGRFLKFDIELGRGAFKTVYKGLDTETWVEVAWCELQDRKLTKAEQQRFKEEAEMLKGLQHPNIVRFYDSWESVLRGKKCIVLVTELMTSGTLKTYLKRFKVMKPKVLRSWCRQILKGLHFLHTRTPPIVHRDLKCDNIFITGPTGSVKIGDLGLATLMRTSFAKSVIGTPEFMAPEMYEEHYDESVDVYAFGMCMLEMATSEYPYSECQNAAQIYRKVTSGIKPASFDKVNDPEIKEIIEGCIRQNKSQRLSIRDLLNHAFFGEDTGVRVELAEEDTGTQDCLALRIWVEEPKKLKGKHKDNEAIEFSYDLENDSAEEVALEMVKSGFFHESDAKVVGKSIRDRVNLIKKSRERRQQQLLQQHQGFEERRDSALTSYAFSHPSCLSSLGPGAAGQTGGGGGGQESEELPEVDQHVRQQHIFSGTTLGLPEGESMGSASCESYASGQSQAYSQQGESYTHSQTTLPPTAPGAGALAHPQMLSTGESGSVPSVPLGQSVSMSSMSIGQSGGGPVGQTFLQPSTMVPQVSPSVPQQYFQDGPYLSSTEHHSSSGSVPANGEETLQLLANGKLDKLKTQRRTSCQRPEKVSHQFQLSMLQVSGSGDNMVECQLETHSNKMVTFKFDIEGDAPEDIADYMVEEDFVLDVEKEKFVEELRAIVKKAHEILQTHSQTGSTDQLHVSTPTSSTTDSVPHSSPVGRWRFFINQTIRHRDSLSSQGAATPPPTTETKIPQSPETEKVASSAVSQLGMEQQQTVTQVAKPAQQQPQQPQPQLQPALQQHVQAAQQLQAMQLEQQAQQIQQATPQQQQQSQHQVYQEQIQLQQERALQQSLQQLQQQQLVQKQIPLQQQLTEVQVLPRPGHAEVLQQSVPLPQAQQPLLQQQTAQFTPQLLQQSQLQQQQLNLQQTIQLQQQQMVQQQLQQQQHQLFMGAVALKPDQSQMLPLSISQQFLQQQAQLNVSPVPQQQIPQQTQIPAELAQQHVQPQKLLQHIEQQQEVVKAMDTPQKQLQFALQKQSSLHMSESEVSTGETSVTEDTGSYSAPFHPSSDSSLPPLHLGTAEAPLPTLSLTMTPSPAQPSSVAESDSEGPPKIEFVDNRIKTLDEKLRNLLYQEYSSGAALAGGAASCPTSAASTSAGGDESSEPQSLHPFLPPASSSDTSPHSSSSTTSSTTSRSSSSSPDPEKDGGREDASSGVPNSAELGPVEQQPGPSLPSTSASSTPPTSLLPPKQDDSAGLQRPPVPGEPTILAVPPHSDTSTTGDASWPPNQQPIPLRHGQQQHNAGGGYFGLNLTCPSIRNPVSKKSWTRKFKNWACKLRHSASLFKKPRVQQEGRSSSQALKEEEAPPLNPPQSRKGRFQVTPVPQTSPPKDAPSGHGSTHRKVGRFSVTQAETKKEDGQTDSSPVSPHLERERRRSRAKEGEKDESKRTPAMAHLSRGHGHSHSPLGSSDDDDESELEDEDLKRELHKLREKHIKEVVSLQAQQNRELQELYRQLRSLKDQRQSLPVSLSRTPPLPTAPILSPRRPRPAKIKLRPRPHSHMDNNGVTHSGIQQSSSFSGGEQSRLPLYCNPEHCPSLPAKRDHSPLRKSTFTDELHKLVDNWTKEMVGPAPPKPSLNQIKQIQQVQELGGWSQPTEVAPSGWFPVAPLNPQASPAPASLPVAAPSPYTGGGNLSTLPSPGPPPQTHMAQVPQMQQSLHLHQSLPLQQMTYQQSPLHQQIPQPRMQTPIQSQSVPQTQPITQLPHSPPQSQPLLPSQMPTSPVSTATSLLPGSGTTASTDSTAATGGTFCSCSSSSSTCSSSCSTAALPSSAKIHPTPPTSTLPLGQK, from the exons ATGGCTACTGACCCAGGAGAGCCCACAGGCACCGAGGACTCCTCGGAGAAACCtgatggacagagggaggaggacacGGAGCGGGAGGGGAGGGCCGAccaacagagggagaggacacgCAGCACCCCCTCAGACATCTCCTCCTCCCAGACTCAGGAGAGGAGAGcgacaggaggagaggatggggcaatccaaggaggaggaggaggaggaagaggaggaggaggcgaagCCAGCCAGGAGGGCGTGGAGACCACACTAAAACCAGTTTCATTCTCCACACCCTCCTTACCAGTTGACACTGGTCAGAAACGACTGAGGAGGGAGAAACGCTTCTTCAGGAAGAGTGTGGAGATTTGTGAGGAGGACGATGATGTGGAGGTACCGCCTGAGGCGCCCCACAGTGCTCCACACCTGGAGCTGCGTTCCTCAGACTCAGTCTTTACCAGCAATGCCCAGCAGCAAGGGGTTGCTTCATCCTGTGCTGCTCTGGGCCATGACCCGTCTTGTCCCAGCTCCAGCCAGGAGCCTGGCAAGGATGCTCCTTCTTCCACACCCACCCAAAGGGGGAAGGAGAGGGACcgtgagcaggaggaggaggcggagatGAAGGCTGTGGCTACATCTCCTGGAGGCCGGTTCCTCAAGTTTGACATTGAACTGGGCAGAGGAGCCTTCAAAACTGTGTATAAAGGCCTGGACACTGAGACCTGGGTGGAGGTGGCTTGGTGTGAACTTCAG GACCGCAAGCTGACCAAGGCGGAGCAGCAACGCTTCAAGGAGGAGGCTGAGATGCTGAAGGGGCTTCAGCACCCCAACATCGTCCGCTTCTATGATTCCTGGGAGTCTGTGCTCCGTGGAAAGAAGTGCATCGTACTGGTCACTGAACTTATGACTTCAGGAACACTCAAAAC ATACCTTAAGCGCTTTAAGGTGATGAAACCCAAGGTCTTGAGGAGTTGGTGCAGGCAAATTCTGAAGGGCCTCCACTTCCTTCACACCAGGACTCCTCCAATTGTCCACCGGGACCTCAAGTGTGACAACATCTTCATAACAGGCCCCACAGGTTCAGTCAAGATAGGTGACCTCGGACTGGCCACTCTGATGAGGACCTCCTTTGCAAAGAGTGTCATAG GAACACCAGAGTTCATGGCTCCAGAGATGTATGAGGAGCACTATGATGAGTCTGTGGATGTTTACGCCTTTGGGATGTGCATGCTGGAGATGGCTACTTCAGAATACCCCTACTCTGAGTGCCAAAATGCAGCTCAGATCTATCGCAAAGTCACAAGT GGTATAAAGCCAGCTAGCTTTGATAAAGTGAATGACCCAGAGATAAAAGAGATAATCGAAGGCTGCATTCGTCAGAACAAGAGTCAGAG ACTCTCGATCAGAGACCTCCTGAACCATGCATTCTTTGGAGAGGACACAGGGGTCCGGGTGGAGCTGGCAGAAGAGGACACAGGCACCCAGGACTGTCTGGCTCTCCGGATTTGGGTTGAAGAGCCGAAGAAGCTGAAggggaaacacaaagacaatgaGGCCATTGAGTTCAGCTATGACCTCGAGAATGACAGCGCTGAGGAGGTGGCTCTAGAGATG GTGAAATCAGGTTTCTTCCATGAGAGTGATGCCAAGGTGGTGGGAAAATCCATCCGGGACCGAGTAAATCTGATCAAAAAGTCACGGGAGCGtcgacagcagcagctcctccagcagcaccaGGGCTTTGAGGAAAGAAGAGACTCTGCTCTTACCTCCTATGCCTTTTCTCATCCATCCTGCCTGTCCTCACTGGGGCCTGGGGCAGctggacagacaggaggaggaggaggagggcaggagTCTGAGGAACTGCCTGAGGTGGACCAGCATGTCAGACAGCAGCATATTTTCAGTGGGACAACCCTTGGTCTGCCAG AAGGTGAGAGCATGGGTTCGGCTAGCTGTGAATCTTATGCaagtggacagagccaggcatACTCTCAGCAAGGGGAGTCATACACCCACTCCCAGACGACTCTCCCCCCAACAGCACCT GGAGCTGGTGCTTTGGCTCATCCTCAGATGCTCTCCACTGGTGAGAGTGGAAGTGTTCCAAGCGTGCCTCTTGGTCAAAGTGTTAGTATGTCCAGCATGTCCATAGGCCAAAGTGGAGGGGGGCCCGTTGGTCAGACATTTCTTCAGCCCAGTACCATGGTTCCACAGGTATCACCAAGTGTACCTCAACAATATTTTCAG GATGGTCCATACCTGTCAAGTACAGAACATCATTCTTCTTCAGG GTCAGTTCCAGCTAATGGAGAAGAAACTCTTCAGCTCTTGGCCAATGGGAAAttagacaaattaaaaactCAAAGAAGGACTTCCTGTCAGAGACCTGAGAAAGTCTCACATCAGTTTCAGCTGAGCATGCTCCAG GTGTCTGGGAGCGGTGACAATATGGTAGAATGCCAGCTGGAAACCCACAGCAACAAGATGGTGACATTTAAATTTGACATTGAAGGAGATGCGCCTGAGGACATAGCAGATTACATG GTGGAGGAGGACTTTGTCCTGgatgtggagaaagagaaatttGTTGAGGAGCTTAGAGCGATAGTTAAGAAAGCCCACGAAATTcttcagacacattcacag ACTGGATCAACTGATCAGCTACATGTGAGCACTCCCACTAGTTCAACAA CGGACTCAGTGCCCCATTCCTCCCCAGTGGGACGCTGGCGCTTTTTCATCAACCAGACCATCCGCCATAGGGACTCTCTTTCCAGCCAAGGAGCAGCTACACCACCACCAACTACAGAAACAAAGATACCCCAGTctcctgaaacagagaaag tggccTCTTCAGCGGTAAGCCAACTTGgcatggagcagcagcagacagttaCCCAGGTGGCCAAACCTGCCCAACAGCAACCTCAACAACCACAGCCACAGCTACAGCCTGCATTACAGCAGCACGTACAAGCAGCTCAACAGCTGCAAGCAATGCAGCTTGAGCAACAGGCACAACAGATACAGCAGgcaacaccacaacaacaacagcaatcaCAACATCAAGTGTACCAAGAACaaattcagctgcagcaggagcgagCTTTGCAACAGTCTCTCCAGCagttacaacaacaacagctcgTGCAGAAACAAATTCCACTTCAACAACAGCTGACTGAGGTGCAGGTGCTACCTCGTCCAGGCCATGCAGAGGTGTTACAGCAGTCTGTGCCCCTACCGCAGGCCCAACAGCCCCTTCttcaacagcaaacagcacagTTTACACCACAGTTGCTGCAACagtctcagctgcagcagcaacagttaaACCTACAACAGACAATACAGTTACAGCAACAGCAAATGGTGcaacagcagctacagcagcagcaacatcagcTGTTTATGGGTGCTGTGGCTTTAAAGCCAGATCAAAGCCAAATGTTGCCGCTGTCAATTAGTCAACAGTTTCTACAACAACAGGCACAGCTAAATGTTAGCCCTGTACCGCAACAGCAGATTCCGCAACAAACCCAAATCCCTGCTGAGCTGGCACAACAACATGTACAGCCACAGAAACTGCTGCAACACATTGAGCAGCAACAGGAGGTTGTCAAAGCCATGGACACACCCCAGAAACAGCTGCAGTTTGCACTGCAGAAGCAGTCCTCTTTACATATGTCAGAGTCAGAGGTGTCCACAGGAGAGACAAGTGTCACAGAGGACACAGGTAGCTACTCTGCCCCTTTCCACCCTTCCTCTGACTCTTCTCTGCCGCCTCTCCATCTGGGCACTGCTGAAGCCCCTTTacccactctctccctcacaaTGACACCATCCCCTGCACAACCTTCCTCTGTGGCCGAGTCAGACAGTGAAGGCCCCCCCAAAATTGAATTTGTAGACAACCGCATAAAGACACTGGATGAAAAGCTGAGGAACCTGTTGTATCAGGAGTACAGCAGCGGGGCAGCATTGGCCGGAGGAGCTGCCTCATGCCCTACATCAGCTGCCTCCACATCAGCAGGAGGAGACGAGTCATCTGAGCCACAGTCGCTTCACCCCTTCCTCCCAcctgcctcctcctcagacACTTCTCCCCACTCCTCGTCCTCCActacctcctccaccacctcacgctcctcctcctcctcccccgaCCCAGAGAAGGATGGAGGGCGAGAGGATGCTTCCTCAGGAGTGCCCAACTCTGCCGAGCTGGGTCCGGTGGAGCAGCAGCCTGGCCCATCTCTCCCATCCACCTCTGCCTCGTCGACCCCGCCTACCTCTCTCCTGCCTCCCAAACAGGATGACTCCGCTGGGCTTCAGCGCCCACCTGTTCCAGGAGAACCAACCATTCTT GCTGTACCCCCACACTCTGACACCAGTACCACTGGAGATGCATCGTGGCCCCCCAATCAGCAACCGATACCCCTCCGGcatggacagcagcagcacaatgcaGGAGGTGGATATTTTGGCCTAAACCTGACATGTCCTAGTATCAGAAATCCTGTTAGCAAGAAATCCTGGACTCGCAAATTCAAAAACTGGGCGTGCAAACTGCGCCACTCCGCCAGCTTGTTCAAGAAGCCCAGAGTCCAGCAAG AAGGACGCTCCAGCAGTCAGGCActtaaggaggaggaggcgccACCCCTAAATCCACCTCAGTCACGCAAAGGACGATTTCAG GTGACTCCTGTGCCTCAGACCTCTCCTCCAAAGGATGCGCCATCAGGCCATGGTAGCACTCACCGGAAAGTGGGACGCTTCTCTGTAACCCAGGCTGAGACCAAGAAAGAGGATGGCCAGACTGACAGCTCTCCAGTGTCTCCTCATTTGGAGCGGGAGAGGAGGAGATCTCGGGCAAAGGAAGGGGAGAAAGATGAAAGTAAGAGGACCCCAGCGATGGCCCATCTGTCTCGAGGTCATGGACACAGCCACTCACCCTTGGgcagcagtgatgatgatgatgagagtgAGCTGGAGGATGAAGACCTGAAAAGGGAACTACACAAACTCAGAGAGAA GCACATCAAAGAGGTGGTATCCCTTCAGGCCCAGCAGAACAGAGAGCTGCAGGAACTGTACAGACAGCTCCGTTCCCTCAAAGACCAAAGGCAGAGTctgcctgtctccctctcccgAACGCCTCCTCTTCCCACGGCACCTATCCTCTCTCCTCGCAGGCCCAGGCCGGCGAAAATCAAACTCCGACCCCGGCCTCACTCTCACATGGATAACAATGGAGTTACTCACTCTG GCATTCAGCAGTCAAGTAGTTTCTCAGGTGGTGAACAGAGTAGACTGCCTCTATACTGCAACCCAGAGCACTGCCCGTCACTGCCAGCTAAAAGAG ATCACAGTCCCCTAAGAAAAagcacattcacagatgaactGCACAAACTTGTTGATAATTGGACGAAGGAGATGGTGGGCCCCGCCCCACCCAAGCCTTCACTAAATCAGATCAAGCAGATTCAGCAGGTGCAGGAGTTGGGAGGCTGGAGCCAGCCGACTGAG GTGGCTCCATCAGGTTGGTTTCCAGTGGCACCACTGAACCCCCAGGCATCCCCAGCCCCTGCCAGCTTGCCTGTGGCAGCCCCTTCGCCTTACACAGGTGGGGGGAACCTGTCCACACTGCCCTCTCCAGGACCTCCACCACAAACGCACATGGCACAGGTGCCACAGATGCAGCAAAGTTTACACCTCCATCAGTCTC